In the genome of Peromyscus eremicus chromosome 1, PerEre_H2_v1, whole genome shotgun sequence, the window attcattcattcaaataaATGTTTACTGTGACTTTACTCCATACCAGGAACTGCACACACTAGGTAAGATTTACCTGTAAACAGACAAAACCTTATGGTTGACATATCCATAGAATTTGTAATCTAGTAAAAGAGACAGAAGATCATCAAGGAAAGAAGTAATCATGACATGTAAAAGTCAATTCAGTGGCATACAGGAAAAAAAGAGCATGTCATGTGAGGATAATGAAGGAGGGGATTATAGGTCGAGGCATCATTGAGGCAAGAGTCATCCCAATGGCTCTTTGAGAAAATGGTGTTTACTATCTAAAGGAATGAGGATCTGAGCCATgtgaaaaatcaaaggaaaaatacagGCAGAACACAAAATCCCCCAAAATAAATAGCACAGACTTTTTTAGAAATTGAAATACGATGTCCTTGGCTGAAGAATCCTGAACAGGACAAAGTCTACCATGCAATGAATGGAGAGTTTGGGAATGTGCTTCATCACAGGACTACCCAAGCCATATTCTACAAGACTGCACAGGAACCACTGAAAGATTTTTAAAGGAGGAGTAACATGAGCAAGTCACATCCCTGAATATCAGTTACCATCCACAATGTAGGAAAAGCAGCCCCCTGAAGTCTATATTTCACAGTATCTGTGGGGATCAAATGAGTCACAACTAATGAAAGCCTTGAGAATTGCAATGTGTTAGTAACACAATAATCACAATAGTATTATCTATTGCAGACCAATGTTCAAACTCTTTGTGTCATCATGGCAGGCCACAGGAGACAGTATTGGTTTTGGAATCAGATGTACAAGGATTCAAACTCCAAGACAACAATACATAGGCCATCCATTAGAGGTAGGCCACTTACAGCTCTCCACCCTTGGGTTTCTCATCTATACAATGGGTGAGGAAATGTGGCCTTTTCCAAAGTTTCTTGGTTCTTTGTATAAATAAATTCAGCCCAAAATGTTAAGTATGAATCACAGAATTTTTTTGCATATGTCAAAAGTGTGTTATAGAAAAGCCAAGGGCAACATGAACAGGAGCTTTAGaataactcaatttaaaaattacaaaattgtGAGAAAAACAGTAATTTCTCATGCAATCAGACTCTTTGTAGGTTTCCTTGAATGCTATAAAAATAAACTCCCTTTGTTCCATATGCCTGGtttaattttctttacctcttaccaAACAGGAATTTTCACACTCTTCTAGGCATAGAGATATAACATGTCCTCAATTTGTACAAAAAATAGATACTGGTGAGACCAGTATACTGTTTCACAGTCTTTGGCATCTCAGTCCACCAGCTCAGTCTGGGTGTCAGCATTAGGGATAAGAAGCTTTTCAATAAGCTTGTGTAGAATTCATAACCCCAACTGCTCAACCCTGTGTTTTAAAGAAGCCAGATCTTCAAAAGTACCTATGGTTTTCTTAAAGATATGAGAAAAGTATAGGCAAGACATTATGATACTAAGTAGAATACAACATATAGATTCTACATTGATGTTGTTGTCTATATCATTCCTTTATACCTAGAAGTAAATGGTGAACTAATGAAATTTGAGTCTAAGACTTTTGACACAATACTTCCTTACTATTTCCTCTCATTCTAGATATGGTCATTGTCTGTCCAGATTGAGGATATCACATCTCCTGGGAACTATGCTCTCTTCACAGTCCTTCATCAACATCTCCTTCTTCCAGCCACAGTCTTTCCTCATGACTGGCATCCCAGGGCTAGAGGCCATCCACGGCTGGATCTCCATCCCCTTCTCCTCCATGTACACTGTGGCACTCACTGGAAACTGCCTCATCCTCCTGGCTGTGAAGAGGACCCATAGCTTACACCAGCCCATGTACTACTTCCTGTCCATGCTGGCCCTAAGCGATGTGGGCCTCAGCTTGTCCACACTGCCTTCCACTCTGGGTGTGCTCTGGTTTGACTATCAACTCATTGACTTCCATGCTTGTCTGATCCAGATGTTCTTTCTGCATTTCTTCTCTGTGGTAGAGTCTTCAGTACTCTTGGCCATGTCATTTGACCGCTTTGTGGCTATCTCCAACCCACTACGCTATGCATCTGTCCTCACTAATAATGTCATCATCAGGATTGGTATGGCCATTACGACCCGAGCTACTCTGTCCCTCTTACCACTTCCTTTCTTGTTGAAGCGACTAAACTACTGCCCTGgcaagatcctcctgtctcactcaTTCTGCTTCCATGCTGATGTCATGAAGCTGGCCTGTGCTGACATTACTGTCAATATCTTATATGGACTCTATGTGGTTCTATCCACAGTGGGTGTAGACTCTTTGCTTATTGTTATGTCCTATGCACTGATTCTTCACACAGTCATGGGGCTAGCCTCTCCCGGGGAGCGCGTTCGGACCCTCAACACATGTGTTTCCCATATCTTGGCAGTCTTGGTCTTTTATATTCCAGTCATAGGTGTGTCCATGATTCATCGTTTTGGTAAGCACCTGCCCCACATTGTTCACGCCCTTGTAGCATATGTGTACCTTGTGGTGCCTCCTGTGCTCAACCCCATCATCTACAGTGTCAAGTCCAAGCCCATCAGGGGAGCCATGTTCAGAGTGTTAAGTAGGAAAAGCCAAGGCtaataaacttaaaatatatCACAATTTgggcaaaataaaagaaagccatAGGAAGCACTGGAAATCTCTAGTTATGCTAAGATTGTGAGAAGACCACCTGCCTTATTCCTGTTACAAATCTGCTTATTGTTTACTTTGAGGATTAAAGCGTAATAAATACATGAAACATTTTGTATTCTATTGCCCCTTCCTATGGAGATCCTTGGGCCACCACCCCCCAAGTCCTCCTTGTTATGTAAGACTGTCGCATTagtttatagctaatatccacttataagtgagtacatactatgtttgtctttgtgggtctgggttaGCTCACTCTGAATgagtttttctagtttcatcaacttgcctacaaatttcatgatgtcattacaGTAGCTACTAGTATGAATTACAGATAGAAGGTGTGTTGGGTACATGCTTCAGACTGGAGTGAACCAGAAACTTTTCTGCAATCTAAAGTACTAACTCTgtccctaaaagaaaaaaatcaattggtCAATGTAATTAATCCATTCATCAAGCATTATATATGAAAGACTCCAAAGGGACTACAAGTATAAAGCAGATATACAATGGGGTTGAATAGAGGCatacacctgtgactccagcacttAAGATGTGACCGCAAGAGAAtcatcagttcaaggtcatccttagctacacagtatGAGGCCAcgctggactacatgagattctctcaaaaaaaaatcaccaaaatgaaaacacacatacacatacacaaatgtccTCCaaccatacacaaacacacacacacatacacatacacaaatgtccTCCaaccatacacaaacacacacacacacacacacacacacacacacacacacacaaacacacacgaacTTGTCATATGTCCAAGCAAAGCATGCATGCCAGTACACACCAAAACCTTGGAAGAATAAACACGAATGGTTTTTATTGAGTAACAAACTTTTGAGTAACAAactgaagatttttttattatattttaatttctttatattttcagaatgtctgtgatttttgttttcagtgatCACATTTCACTTTGCAAGTAAGGAAAGCATAGCTTTCTAATCctttccattctctttctctcaactGCGGTGTCAGAGCCCTTCTGGGCAGTGGAAATGGACAAGtacccaccctcccaccctcccccactcctgCTCAGTTCAAAGTGACCAAATCTTGCACTGAGTACATTTCATGCTATTTCTTTTGGCCACCCCTCACCTTGGCCTAGTCAATTCTATCATAGCCACAATTCTTATATTCTGGAGTATAGTTGAAGAAGTTGAATgtacaagtgggtctctgtgctgCTAGCCACGGCCAGGAAATTCCACTCTGCCCTACTTTGCTGCCTGTCTCTCGTGTTCACCATCTACACACTGGATCTGACTATGGCTTTTCTGTGGGTGATGATCCTAATCCTTGACCAGTCTACTCCATCTCCACTGCTACAATTCCCACAGTGGCCATCCCACTCCTAGAAATACTCTAGCGAGTGTGTAGGATTCCTAGGTAGACCTCAAGGCTATATCCATGGTATGTGCAACTGGCAGAAATGCAGTCCTTATTTCCCTCATTGCAGCACAGCTTAAATCCCTGGGTGTCTGTGGTGTTTGCTTATATATGTGATCCCCATTTTCTATAGACCTTCCTTTCCCCTAGTCTTACTTCCTGCTCAGTCACGTGAGCTAATGGCCCTACTCAGTCTCATGTCTCTTGCTCTTGACTCTCTATTCTGTGGTGACTATCCTCCTCTCTTTATACCACAAGCTGATGGATATTCTCAACTGCTTCTCTTAAAGCATCCCTCAGACACCCAGGGAATCTGCAACTATTCACACTGTTTCTCAAATAAATCCATCTGGGAACACTCCATTGGACAGGCACAGTGGTGATTGGGCTAGAACACAGAGCAGTGTCTACTGGCACGATTAAAGCCTTCTATTAATAGGAAGTTCCCCAAAGCAGCCCTAGGTAAGTGAAAATGCCTCCTCCAAAACAATGTAAGACTCTGGAGATTCCCAACCCAACATCCCACAAGTCTATCTAGCAATTCTTCTACATGACATAGGATTGGACATGAAAATTTCAttagtttcttctgtttttgagcTTCCATAATTGTATGTAATTCACTGGTTCCCAGGAAATATCCGTTTCCCCATTGGTGCAATCAGGGTACAAATAAAAAGCTGATAAACTTAAataggtaaaaaaataaaataaaatgtcttcatgGCTGTGACAACTGTCATAACAAAGTGTGTCATTTCATCATATTGTAGGTAAATGTAGTTTTTTCTGGCCTGGGACCCAGAAGAAAAACAATGATTTCTTTGGAAATTGTTTTGAAGAATAAATCCAGTTATAACTTCTTGGAAATCCAAAGTCATTGTGAATTCTGATGAGGAAATTGGAGTTTTAATCTATctcatataattttattatagtcTTGTGTTTATCTTCCTTTTGTCCTTCCTTTGATGAACATTTTTGATGTGTTGCTCCATCTCTGAATGCTATGAACCATCATCAGTAAAATGAATTGACATTTGTAAGTGGTGATAAAATGGGAAATAATAACCTTCAAAACACAAGTGTTGGTCTTAATAATCatatagagaaaaaacaaaatggaatctGGTGTTGGAAAATGGAGATTGCAGGTCTTATTCTATTCCCATGGAAATTCCACAGCCAGTTTCATCTTTGAAAGATTCGAGCTGTGCTTTGAttaagaaagatttgttttcttaatattgtCTTCCAGGATGCTAATAGTAAATTATGAATTATAGAACTTTGAATGGAGGGAGGTTTCATCACAGATTCCTAGTGATCTGAAGTATGTGGGGTTGTGAGAAAAAGACGTAGAATGCGCTGCCGGATCTCCTTTGTCTTGACTCCATAGACAATGGGGTTGAGTACAGGAGGAATGAGCAGATAGGTGTTAGCCATaatgacaggaaggagagagtcaCGCCTCTTGCTAAAACGGTGAACCATTGATAATCCAATGAAAGGCACATAGAATATGAAAACAGCGCACACATGAGAGACACATGTGCCAAACGCTTTTGCCTGGGCTTCTCGTGTCAAGCCCAGCACAGTCTTAAGGATGAGCAAATATGAGAAGGAGATGAGAAGTGAATCCAAGCCAATGGCAGAGATGATGACAATGAGGCCATAGATGACATTGACACGGATGTCAGCACAGGCCAGCTTCATGACATCTTGGTGTAGGCAATAGGAATGAGAAAGAATATTGGATCGACAGAAGGGTAGTCTTTTGATGAAAACAGGTAAGGGTGCCATTAGTGCAGCACCCCTGACCACAGCAGCCATGCCAATCTTGGCAACACGAGGCAATGTAAGCACAGTGGCATGGCGTAGAGGatggcagatggccacatagcgatcAAAGGCCATGGCCAGAAGCACTGTGGACTCCATGCCAGATAAGGAATGGATGGCAAACATCTGTACCAGACAAGCATCAAACTGGATGGTAGTGGAATTGAACCAGAAAATGGCCATCATTTTTGGCATGGATGAAGTGGAAATGAGGATGTCTAGGCCAGAAAGCATGCAAAGAAAGATATACATGGGCTCATGTAGGCTGTGCTCCGTCCTCACAATGTAGATGATTGTCAAGTTACCTAACACAGCAATAAGGTAGAGAGAGCACAATGGAAAAGCCAACCAGAACTGAGCCTCTTCTAACCCTGGGAGGCCTATTAAGATGAAGTACGTGGCACTGGATTCATTGCTGTTGATGCCCACCATAGTGAAGGAACTGAGATGTGGCCAGTACCAGGCAGGTTGAagctgaaatacaaagacaagTCATTGTCAGGTCCTCTAGAATCTCAGTGCCATACAGCCCTTGATCTTACTGTCATATTCTCTAACAAAACTCTAATTCCATTGCCTATCCAAACTCTAAACCTACACTAAATTTCTTCTAACCATAACTCAAGTGCAAGATGAAAATTCACTTAATTCTTCTTGCTAATCCTATGtatatattaagtgaaataatgaGACAACATTCTGATATTATTAATCACTTAGTTctcaaactaaaaaaaattacatcctcTGTGGTATCTTATACACCCTATGCTTAATATTGCTCATATTAATCATATAGGCCATTCTCAGATCCTGGAAAATGAAACTATGGATGGAGAAatactaaattaaaatttttaatatttactgtAATTACGGCCAATTTCATCAGTCCATTCGAAGGTGATTATCATGCAAATGCATCAATGGAAGTAGTAAGATAAACCGACATTGAAACCTAATGTGATCACTAATCTAATGGTCTAATTTTAGTCGTAATCCTAACTTTAACATTAGCCCAATAGAGAGAAGCCATTTCAATATTAATTTAATAGCATCTATTTTATTGTGATAAAACCTATTCCAATAAAAGCATGACTGATTTTATCCTGAACTAGAAGTCTGAAGTTCCATTTTTTCCAGCTATCTAATCAAGAGTTTACACTCCCCTACACAGCTCATATCAGGAAAAGAGTgacagcttcaggggatccatcACTGTCCCATCTAGATCCCATTTACAATGCCAAGCACCTAAAGAGTTTTTAAACAACGTAGCCTTACAGCCACCACGCCAGCACTGTGACGTAACTTCAGAATCTCTCAAGGATGCGGATGCCGGTCTCCAGTGGAGACGGATCCGTGCTCAGCCTCCTTCGTCTGCCCTGTCCTGCACTGCTGCCTcgtgcttctcatgggagcatcCTTTCAGTGCAGACATCTCCCCTTAGCCATACTTTCACTGCCGGTTATTTTATTCCAATCAACTGTATTCACCTGAAGTCTGAAACCATTAAACAgaaattcaaaaaacaaacagttcaCACACTTTAAATTGTATGTCACCCTGGGTGGGTGTGTAAAATGTAGCTTCTAACTCTGCCCTACCTGAGATGTAAATTATCCTTTTATTTAGTCTAGCCACAGTAGTTATCCAGTAGCCTCTTTAGTTAGCAGATCTACTGTCAACCTATTACAGTGCTTATGTTTAAGATATCCTTATTTTATTTAGTAGTTCCCCCAAAGCACaatatttttcaattaatttCAATCCATGATTGGTTGATTCTGCAGATGCAGAATCTACAGATACTGGGGTCTGATtcaatatatgtgcatatataagtGTGTGGGCACgtgaattcatatatatacatataaacatatatttggCCTATGAGAACTGGGGTGGGGGCTTTTATAATAGAGTTTGATTCAATCTGTTAGAAGGAAAAAAGTTAAAGCAAAGAACTGTAGTTAATCTACTTCAGGCAAAGAGGCGAAGTCACCAATACCGCTCACTCTTCTGAATTGCATTTGTAGTGACATAGATCCCTGTTTCTTAAAACTGCTCCTTCTCCTGCCTAATGCTCCTCATCTCTCTCTATTCACCAGTTCCTGTTATCCCGTCTCCATCTTCATCCTCCTCAGCTTCATTCTTAGCAATACCTTTAAATGACAACGCATTACAAAAATTTTTCTTTGGTGTTCTTTGTCTATATTTTCTTTCCAGACTATCCCAATCTCTTTAATAGTAAATCTACTTTTCTATCTATAAACTCTTGACCCCAAAATACATTGATGCTCTTTCTAGAGCCCAATCATATAATTCTAAAAGAGACTACCTGGCTCTCTCTCAAGCACATAAGTTCTTCTTGTCCATAGATGAAAATCTCAGAGTCAATACCATGTCATTATCAAGACACTGAGCCTCAGAATCTGTCCTGCATAAATCCCAGTTGGGAGCAGTGTTAACTAGGGCAAATCATTTATTACTTCTATGTCTCTGTCGCCTCATCGCCAAAATGATATTAATACCAGCTCCTGCCTAACGAGACCACTGTGAGGATGAAATGAGATGATGACTGCTAAGTGTTTAAACTATACCTCACATACAGTGTGTACAAAATTGTAATGTTTCTTTTTGCCCTGATGTTGATCACTAGTCATACAAGCTAGATGCCATGGAGCTGGCTGCCATGTTTGGTGTAAGCATCCCCGCCTGCACACCACCAGTACTGACCAGATGGTATCAGGCCATTGCCTGTACTACCCAGGGAAGGGCTGGAGgcatgcttgtctagcatgaaggaaaccctggatttgatcccatgTGTAATCTTCATGCCCTcacttattttttctctcttatgtTTCTTTTCCTAAGCTCCTTTCCCTGGATAATTGACCATTTCTGTTCTGCATTCCCAAGTAATTTTGTTTGGGTCTCCTTTTATGCATTGACGCTCCTGATTATAAGAACTACTTATTTTTCCCCTAATAATAAATTCCTTAACACAAGGACACTACTCCATTTATTAATTAGCATCAAATTATGCTCATTCAAAATGAAATGAGTTTTACTAATAGCAGAATCCCTTGGTGAGCATCTGATGAAGATCACACAGGCAGGGGGTAGGTAGAACTGTCAGATACCTGAACTTGAGAAACTGCAGAGGCAGGAAAGAACATACACAAAGTCAGTACAGGGTAGTCCTAAAGGGAAAGATATAAATCATTAAGGACAACAAAACAGTCTGGGATCCAAAGGACATGTGAGAAAAtgcaaaaaggaggaggaggaggacgaggaggaggaggaggagggagaggaggaggaggaggaggagggagaggaggaggaagaggagagaagaagaagaagaagaagaagaagaagaagaagaagaagaagaagaagaagaagaaaagaaaagaaaagaaaagaaaagaaaagaaaagaaaagaaaagaaaagaaaaggaaggaaggaataagaaagagagtaagagaaagagagaggggggagacagagagagaaggaagaagcacAAAGCAATGTCTTGGCTTTGATAAGTACAAAGAGGATATGCAGCACCATCTTCGTCTGAAGACAGACATCACCTAGGATTCCTCACCTGGAGGCATTAACCAGAAGAgactccagcactccagaggaccAGCTAGCTATCCATGCCACCCAGCAGTTGGCATGAACAGACATGGGAAAGTTGGCATATTGCTAAGATTAAAACATACTACATTAGGAAGCAAATTGGGAAAAAGCCATGGGTCCACATGTGAAATTTCATGACCTCTGTGAGCAGACTGGTGCTGTGAGTAGGATCCTTTTGGGTAGAAACATGAGTCTTGGCCTCAACTCTCAGGgtagtaaattattttattattattattattattattattattattattattatctcagATAATAACAACTTCATAGTGCTACTGTGAATTTATCAGCTGTGTCAAAGTGCATTATAAAACTATCAAAGAGCACATAacattgaaaatatataaaatgaaattttcttttttccagtttgCCTTAATCTTCACTCAacatatttatgtattcattctatgcatacacccatatacatatgtatgaatataCTCAGTTTCTCAAGGTGGCAAGAATGGACCCTGGTATAGAGATGCCAGAAATGAAAACAGGGAAGAGTCAGCCATCCTGGAAGGGAGGTACCTTGGCAGCACAAAATAAGATCTGGACCTCACTACCTGTGGAGATGAGAAATGAAGGGATGGAAAGGGGCCCAGACAGCCCAAGTATCACCCTTTAGATGGCACAGCCCTGCCAATCTCCTACAGCTCTCCAAAGGATGAGCTTTGGAAGGAACAACTTCAGGAGGCCCTGTGGACCCAGCACCAGTTCACAATtacaagcactcacacacactcaagagATGGTTGGGAGCTTCCAAGCAAGTTGGAACAAATCATTCTGTtttgaaaatggaagaaaaccaaggaaaaataaacaaagaaatttgcactcactccctctctctctccctctctccctccctccctccctcactcactctcacacacCATCCTAATCCCAAAGGAGTAACCCT includes:
- the LOC131901739 gene encoding olfactory receptor 51E1, whose amino-acid sequence is MVGINSNESSATYFILIGLPGLEEAQFWLAFPLCSLYLIAVLGNLTIIYIVRTEHSLHEPMYIFLCMLSGLDILISTSSMPKMMAIFWFNSTTIQFDACLVQMFAIHSLSGMESTVLLAMAFDRYVAICHPLRHATVLTLPRVAKIGMAAVVRGAALMAPLPVFIKRLPFCRSNILSHSYCLHQDVMKLACADIRVNVIYGLIVIISAIGLDSLLISFSYLLILKTVLGLTREAQAKAFGTCVSHVCAVFIFYVPFIGLSMVHRFSKRRDSLLPVIMANTYLLIPPVLNPIVYGVKTKEIRQRILRLFLTTPHTSDH
- the LOC131901733 gene encoding olfactory receptor 51I2-like; translation: MLSSQSFINISFFQPQSFLMTGIPGLEAIHGWISIPFSSMYTVALTGNCLILLAVKRTHSLHQPMYYFLSMLALSDVGLSLSTLPSTLGVLWFDYQLIDFHACLIQMFFLHFFSVVESSVLLAMSFDRFVAISNPLRYASVLTNNVIIRIGMAITTRATLSLLPLPFLLKRLNYCPGKILLSHSFCFHADVMKLACADITVNILYGLYVVLSTVGVDSLLIVMSYALILHTVMGLASPGERVRTLNTCVSHILAVLVFYIPVIGVSMIHRFGKHLPHIVHALVAYVYLVVPPVLNPIIYSVKSKPIRGAMFRVLSRKSQG